The Candidatus Methylomirabilota bacterium genome contains the following window.
TGGAAGCCGAACGGTTGCGCTGCTATGCCCTTCGGCGGCGCGCTCCCGACGACCAACCTCTGCTCGCTGAGATCTCGTATGCCATCCCTCGCCGACCCTTCGACGACCGACCATGAGGTACTGGCACTTACTCTTGGTCGGTCAGTAAAGTGACCGGGAGGTGGTGGCACTTGGCCCCTACGCCTCGCGCGCGACCTTCGGGCGCCGCCTCGCATCTGGACCTCTTTCAGCCGCCTGGGACTCTTTCTCTAGGCAGGTTGCCACTCAGGGCCCGAGGAGCTTCGAGAAGGCCGCGTCGACGTCGGAGAAGTCGTCGAAGAGGAGATCCGGGTTTTCCGCCTCGAGCTCCGCTCGCGAGAATAGACCTGTGGCCACGGCGATGGCCACCGCCCCGAAATGACGCGCGCACTCGATATCGCGGGGCGTATCGCCGATGACGAGGATCTCCTCGGGCGGGAACCCGCGCCCCACCAGCGCCTCCGCCCGTCTTGCCGCCAGCGAGGGGAGCTGGCGTCGATCGTAATGATCGGATCCGTAGGCGCCGAGATGGAAATACGGCCACAGCCCCGTGGGAGTCAGCTTGATCCGCGCGCCCGCCTCGATATTTCCCGTGAGCAGGCCCACGAGGGCCCCCGCCTCTCCGTCCAGCCGCCGGACGAGATCGGCGATGCCCGGCATGATGACCACGCCCCGGCCATCGCCGATCTCGGCTTGGAGCCCACGCGCATAGGCCTCGAAGCAATCATCGAGACGCGCGCGGATTCGGTCGCGCGAGAGACCACGGCCTTCCATCAGATCGAAGACGATGCGCTGGTCGGTCTGCCCGCGAAGGTCGTAGCCTTCGATATCTCCCGCCCCCCCGTAGACCTCGGTGAGGGCGGCGGCGAGGGCGCGACGCCCCGCCCCGCGCGCGGACAGGATGGTGCCATCGATGTCGAAGAGAACGAGGCGCATGAAGGGCCTCAGCGCGGGGCGGGCAGGGCGAGGGCGCGCAGCCGCGCCACGATGGGGGGCAGGCACTGGATGACCGCCTCCACCTCGGCGGCCGTGCTCCAGCGGCCGAAGGTGAAGCAGAGCGAGCCCTCCATCTCCTCCCGGGTGCACCCGATGGCGCGCAGCACCGGCGACGGCGTGCCCGTGCGCTGCGCGCAGGCCGATCCGGATGAGGCCGCCACGCCGGCAAGGTCGAGGTCGAGCAGAATGCTGTCGGCCTTGACCCCGCGCAGGACGAAGCTCGCGTGATGCGGGAGGCGCTTCACCGGGGCGCCCGTGAGGCGGCAGCCCGGAATGGAGAGCAAGAGGCCTTCGACCAGCCGATCTCGCAAGGCCTGCAGCCGCCCCGTTTCGCTGTGCAGGCCTTCGGTCCTGATGAGCTCGGCCGCCACGCCCATCCCGACGACGGCGGGCAGATTCTCGGTGCCGGAGCGATACCCGCCCTCCTGGCCGCCGCCCAGCAGAATGGGAGCCAGACGCACGCCCGTGCGCGCCCAGAGCGCCCCCGCTCCCGGCGGCCCATAGATGTCATTGCTGGCCACGGTGACCAGGTCCAGCCCCAAGACCTCCGCGGGAAGCTGAACCCGCCCGATCGTGCCTACCGCGTCGACGTGCAGCGGCACCCCCGCCCCGCGGGTGATTCGCGCGATGTCGCTGATGGGCTGGAGCGTCCCCACCTCGGCGCAGGCCGCGCTGATCGACACCAGCGCCGTGTCGGGGCGGAGGGCCCGGCGCAGGCTGTCCGGATCCACGCGCCCTTCCGCGTCGACGGGCAGGAGGGTGACGGCGGCGCCCGCCTTTTCGAGCTCGCGGCAGGCATTGAGCACCGACATGTGCTCGACGGATGAGGTGATGATATGCGGGGCGGGCGCCCCTGTCCGGAGTCCGACGCCTCGGATGGCGAGGTTGTTGGCCTCGGTGGCCCCGGAGGTGAAGATGATGCCCGAGGCCGCGCCGCCCACGAGCCGCGCGACCTTGGCGCGCGCGGCCTCCAGGGACTCCCGCGCCTCGGCGCCCAGCGAGTGGGGCGCCGACGGATTCCCGATGCCCGCCTCGAGAAAGGGCCGCATGACGGCGAGCACCCTCGGGTCCACAGGCGCGAAGCCGCCATAATCGAGGTAGACCCGGTCGGGAGCGGTGCCCCCGCGTTCCAAGCCTCTACCGTGTTTTCCTGACGAGGAAACGATAGACACCGCCCTGTCGCGAGATGTCTACGAGCTCGTGGCCGGTGATCTGACTCCAGCTTCGCATGTCCGCATCCGATGCCGGGTCGTCAGAGAGCATGGCGAGAAGGCTCCCCAGGGTCATGTCGCGGATGGCCTCCCGCGTCTTGACGATGGGCATGGGACAGAAGAGGCCGATGCAGTCGATCTGCCTGTCGGGAATGAGAAGTTTCGGATCGACAGCCATGTTCCGATACGGTAGCCCAACGCTCGAGGTGGCGTCAAGGAAGGTCCCGGCAAACCTTGACACTTCTAGCTCCCGCGCCCGATAATTCCCTGATGCCCCAGGCAAATCGCCTCCCGACCGAGGGACCCGAAGAGCCCACGCTGGTAGCCGGTGGCGCTCGGCGCACCATCATGCTGTCGCTCATGCTGACCTCGTTCATCCCTCTGATCGTGGTCGGCTATGGCATGTACACCTATCTGATCCCGCTCCTGGACCAGACGAGGCGGGTGCGCGACCTGCCATGGCTCCAGGCCCTCCTGGCCTTCACCGGTCTGCTCATGGCGGTGGGCGGGCTCTTGATCTGGGACCTGACCCGGACCCTCGGCAAACGCCAGGAGCGTGCGCCGGCGCCGGAGGCCCCCGCGGCAGGCACCGCGTCCCCGGCCGCGGCCGGCGAGGACGTCGACAGCCTCCTGCACTCGTTCTCCCGTATGCTCGCTCCCATCGAGCAGCAGGCCTCCGCCATCGATCGCTACGCGGTGAGGCTCGACACCGCGTACAAGGAGCTCGAGTCCACCAATGCCCGGCTGAAGGAGTTCTCCTTCAAGGACGAGGTGACGGGACTCTACAATCGCCGCTTCTTCTCCATCCGTCTCGAGGAAGAAGTCTCCCGGTACCGCCGCTTCAACCACCCGGTGTCCGTGGTGCTCCTGGATCTCGACGGCTTCAAGTCCGTCAATGATGACCTGGGCCACCCCGCGGGCGACGAGACGCTGCGAGGCATGGCCGAGATCCTCCTTCGCCATTCCCGCGGCATCAACGTCATCTGTCGCTACGGCGGCGACGAGTTCGCCATCCTGCTCGTGGAGACCTCCAAGGCGGGGGCGCGGCTCTACGCCGATCGCATCCGCTATGTCCTGTCGTCGTACCAGTTCGCCCACAAGCGCCGCGTGACGGCGAGCTTCGGCATCGCCTCCCTGCCCGAGGACGTGGCGCCCACCGCGGAGGATCTCATCCAGGCGGCCGACGAGGCCCTGTACGCGGCCAAGCGGTCGGGCAAGAATCGCGTCTCCGTGCACGAGGACATCGGGGTGGCCCAGACCGTGTCCGAGGGCAAGAGCGAATGAGCACCCCCCCTGTCCGCAAGGAAGTCCTGATCGTGGAGGACGACGCCAAGGTGCGCTCCGCCCTCCGAGAGGTCTTCCTCTCGGACGGCTATACGTGTCGCGTGGCCAGCAATGGCCGCGAGGGGCTCGAGTCCTTCGAGCGAGAGCGCCCACCCCTGACCCTGACCGACATCAAGATGCCCGTCATGGACGGGCTTGACTTCCTCCGGCGAGCCCGGACCATCGACAACGACGCCGCCGTCATCGTCATCACCGGGGTGGGCGACATCAAGACGGCCATCGAGAGCCTGAAGTGCGGCGCCTATGACTTCATCGTCAAGCCCGTCAACGTGGAGGCGGTCCTCATCGCGGCCGAGCGAGCCCTGGAGCGCCGCCAGCTCTTGATGGAGCGTCGCGAATACCACGCGATGCTCGAGCGACGCGTGACGGAAGCCACGCGAGACCTGGCCGCGGCCCTGAACGAGCTCGAGGACACGTATCGCGCGACCCTGGAGGCGCTCGGCTCAGCCCTGGACACGCGGGACGTGGGCACCCACGCCCACTCCCGACGGGTGGTCGGCTACTCCCTCACCCTGGCTCGCTCGCACGGGCTGCTCGAGAGCCACTTCCGCGACATCGAGCACGGCGTGCTGCTCCACGACATCGGCAAGATCGGTATCCCGGACGGCATCCTCCTCAAGCCCGGTCCCCTCTCGCCCGACGAGTGGAAGATCATGCGGACGCACCCGGATCTCGGACGCCGTCTCGTGGAGCGGATCCCCTTCCTCCGCGGCGCCGTGCCCATCGTCTATCACCATCACGAGCGCTGGGACGGCACCGGCTATCCGCTCGGGCTCCGCGGCGAGATGATCCCGCTGGGGGCGCGCATTTTCGCGGTGGCGGACGCCTTCGACGCCATGACCTTCGACCGGCCCTACTCGGTGGCCATCACCTTCGACGCGGCGCGGAAGGAGATCGCCCGCTGCGCGGGGACGCACTTCGATCCCAAGGTGGTGGATACCTTCCTCAAGATTCCTCTCGAGCTGCTCGAGACCATCCGCAACGGCTCCATCGAGTGGGCGCAGGTAGCCCCCAAAGGTCCCGCGGCGCGCGAACACTAGGCGGTCGAGAAAGGTCCAGATGCGAGGCGTCGCCCCGCCGTTCGAGTTGAGCGGCGGCCCTGCCGACGCGAGACGAGGGCTGAGTCGATCCGCACGCGAGGCGTAGTCTCTCTACGTTGAGCGTGCGGTCGAGGGCGACAACGAAGCAGATGGGCCTTTATCGGCCGCCTAGGGGCGGACCTCTTCGATCTGTTCCAGCATCTGTCGCGCCCTGGCGAAGGCGACGGCCAGCTGCTCGTGCGAGAGCCCTTGATCGCGCGCCTTCTGGATGAGTGACCGCACGTCCTGCCATCGCTCCATGGCCGCCTGACGGTTGCCTTCCGTGAGCAAGCGGCCTATGGTCTCGCCCGCCTTGTCGGTGACCCGCTCGATGGAGCGCGCCAAGAGTTCGCGGGTCTGTCGGTCGAGCCCCAGGTCGAGGTCACGCAGGTGTAGCGCACGGAAGAGCGGTGGCAGGGCCGCCTCGAGCTCGAAGGCCTCGATGTGGCGCTGGGCCAGGCGCGTGTAGCCTCGCCAGATGCGGCGATTGGCGGCGTGCCACCGGGCGGGACCGAGGCTGTCCGGCGGCGCGCCGGCCAGGAGCTCGCGGGCGCGCTCGAGCGAGTCGAGAGCCTGCGCCTCCGGCGTGGCGGTGCCGCGGGCGCGGGCGGCGAGCCGTCCGATCTCTCGCAGGAGACTGCGGGAGGCGAGGTCGCCGAGGGGAGCCCGGCGCGCCCCGGGCAGGTCCTCTGAGTCGAGAGCCCGGCGCACGAGCGCGCGCGAATCGCCAAACCGCTTGCGCCGGACCATGGCGCGGGCGACCACCCCATAGCCATCCCAGAGCGCCTCGCGTCCTCGATCCAGGAGCTCGGATACCTCCTCGGTGGCGGGCGCCGCGACGATGCGCCACTCCAGCCACAGCACGGCCACCCGCAGCACGGCCAGCCGCTCGACCGCCGTCGGGTCTATGGCCTCCGACGTCGCGAGCAGACGCCGTGCCGCGGGGGCGGCCAGGAGCGCGATGCGCTGCGGGCAGCCCTCGGCGGCGCCGTCCGGCGCTTCCCGCTCGGCGCGGTCGAGAGCTGCCCGGGCGCCTTCTGCGTCACCCTCGGCAAGCCGCGAGAGACCCACGACGGTCCAGAGCGCGGCGCGCGCGAAGGAGGGCTCGCCCATCTCGGTCCCGGACGCCTGTTCCACTAGATGCGGGCCGGCGGCATCGAAGACGGCCGCGTGCTGCCCCTCCTGATAGAGGGCGAAACACGTGTCCACGGCCTCCACGACCGGGTCCTCCGCCGTCGACATAGCCTGGGCGAGGGGCAGGTCTGGCTGGGTCGCCCGCGCGGCCATCCCCCCCGATCCGGATTCGCCCGAAGCCGGAGAGGGTGTGATGGACGGCGCGGGCGGAGACGGAGCGGGGCGGCGGCCGCGCGCCGAGCGTCGCCGCTCGGGCCCCGTATACGGAGGGCGAGGCGGCGGCTCAGGGGGCCGAGGACGCGGGGGCTCGATCCGCCGCCGCGGTCGGGCGGGAGCCGGCCGCGCTTCGAGCGCCTGGGCCAGGCCGATGAAGAGAAGGGTGCCTGCCACCAGCGCCAGGACCATCACGAGACCCTCTTCGAGGGTCATCCGCGCCCATTCCGCATGTCCTTGAAACGTTATCACGAGCTTAGCGAGCCCTTCCAGAGACCCTTGACTCGCCTTCGGCGCGCGGACGATGATGGCTGTGCTAGGTTCTCGACCTATGCGCCGGGGAGGCTGAATGCGTCGCGTCGCTGTGATCGGGGTAGGAGTGACCAGGTTCGGGAAGCACGAGCGCATCAGCGCCGAGCTCTTCGCCGAGGCGGCGGCTGACGCCATCCATGACGCGGACATCGCCCCGTCGGCGGTCCAGGCGCTCTACTATGGCAATGTCACCGGCGGCGAGGGCGAGCGCCAGCTGCACATGGGACCGCTGGCCGCCACCCTGCTCGGCCTGCCGACGATCCGGACCACCCGCTTCGAGAATGCCTGCGCCACGAGCCACGCCGCCTTCCGCCACGCCGTGATGGAGATCGGCGCCGGCGTCTCGGACGTGGTGCTGGTGGGCGGGGCGGAGCGCGTGCTCAATATTCCCACGGACGCGGCGACGGAATATTTCGCCTATTGCTCGGAGGCTTCCTACGAGCAATCGGTGGGATTGACTTTCCCGGGCGTGTTCGCGCTCATCGCCCGCGCCCACATGGCCAAATACGGAACGACGGAAGAGCAGATGGCCCATGTCGCCGTGAAGAATCATCGCCACGGCGTCCTCAATCCCAAGGCGCAGTTCCAGAAGGAGATCTCGCTGGAGACCGTGCTCAAGAGCGCCTATGTCGCCGATCCCCTCAAGCTCTTCGACTGCTGCCCCTTCACGGACGGCGGGGCCGCCCTGGTCCTCGCCGCCGAGGAGGTGGCGCGGAAGCGCCCGCGGGCCGTCTGGGTTCTCGGCACCGAGGCCGCCTCGGACACCATGTTCATGCACGAGAAGCGCGACCTCTCGCGCGTGCTGGCCACCGAGCGCGCGGCGGCCGGCGCCTACCGTCAGGCGGGCAAGACCCCCGCCGACGTGGATGTCGTGGAGCTCCATGATTGCTTCACCATCGCCGAGATCGTCGCCACCGAGGGGCTCGGCTTCTTCGAGCCCGGCGCCGGAGGTCTCGCGGCGGAGAAGGGCTGGACCAGTCTTGGGGGCAAGCTTCCCGTCAACCCGTCGGGCGGGCTCAAGGCCAAGGGCCACCCCATCGGCGCCACCGGGGCCGCGCAGATCGCTGAGATCGTGACCCAGCTCCGGGGCGAGGCCGGCCTGCGCCAGGTCGAAGGCGCGCGGACGGGCCTGACCCACACCCTGGGCGGCAATACCGCGACGGTCCTCGTAAGCCTCTTCGGCCGTGGCTGACCCTGTGGTGACGCTCAAGCATTTCTTCGAGGAAGCGCGCTCGGGGCGGCTTACCGGGATTCGCTGCCGCAGGTGCGGCGACCTCGCCATGCCCCCGAAGGAATTCTGTCCTGCGTGCCAGGAGCGCGACTGGGCCCCGGTGGCGCTGGCGGGCGCGGGCAACATCACCTCGTTCACGGTCATCCGCGTCGCCCCGCGCGGCCGCGCGGCCGAGGTGCCGTATGCCGTGGCGGTGGTCCGGCTCGACGAGGGCGTCTCGCTTCTCGGCCGCATCGTCGACATTTCCCTCGAGAGCCTCAGGATCGGCCTCCCCGTTCGCTTCCGCCCGCTCGTCACCAGCGAACAGGCCGCCATCGGCTTCGGCCCCGCCTGAATTTAGCTCAGCCCTCACCCTCGCCGCTGATCCATTGGGCCTCGCCTCGCGGCGGCGCCGCTCGGCTCGAACCGCCGCGCCTGCGGGATTGACTCAGCTCTCGTCTCGCGACGGCCGCTGGCCGCCGCTCAACTCGAACGGCGGGCAGCGCCTCAGCTCGACAGGCCTTATCTCAGCCCTCGCCTCGTCGCTCTCCTCGCCTGCGGCTCGTCGGCAGCCCCTCAGCTCGAAAGGCTATTTCTTGAAGTAGCGCAGCTCGAGGGTCACGCACCGCTTCGGCACGCGGTACGGGCCGTGAATCATGCCCGGCGGGCGACAGGCGTACATGCCGGCCGTGAAAGTCTGTTTCTTGCCGAGGTCCGTCAATTCGCCCTCCAGGATCCAGACCTCCTCCCAGAAGTCGTGGACAATGGTTTCGCTCGTCTCGACGCCCGTCTCGAATTCCAGCAATCGTGTCACGTCGCCCTCTTCGTTGCGGCTCAGGATCTTCTGCCTGACCCCGGCGCCGCCCGCGCCTCCGGTGGCCGAGGCGGCGACGGGCTCCCAGGGGATATGGTCCGGCTTGAAGAACTCGAGCTCGGCTTTGGGCATGGTGTGGAGTCTCCTTCATGTGAGGAGGCCCTATCGGGCCTCCGGGTCACCTCATGAGGGTCCCCGTCAGCGCAGGGTTCCCGCCCTAGGGTAGACTGTGCTACAAGCGAGCGACAAGGACCCCCATGACGATCGAAGGAGCCGGATCGGAGGAGGTAGGGGACGTCCCAGGCCACCCGCCGC
Protein-coding sequences here:
- a CDS encoding HAD hydrolase-like protein, with protein sequence MRLVLFDIDGTILSARGAGRRALAAALTEVYGGAGDIEGYDLRGQTDQRIVFDLMEGRGLSRDRIRARLDDCFEAYARGLQAEIGDGRGVVIMPGIADLVRRLDGEAGALVGLLTGNIEAGARIKLTPTGLWPYFHLGAYGSDHYDRRQLPSLAARRAEALVGRGFPPEEILVIGDTPRDIECARHFGAVAIAVATGLFSRAELEAENPDLLFDDFSDVDAAFSKLLGP
- a CDS encoding cysteine desulfurase family protein; this encodes MERGGTAPDRVYLDYGGFAPVDPRVLAVMRPFLEAGIGNPSAPHSLGAEARESLEAARAKVARLVGGAASGIIFTSGATEANNLAIRGVGLRTGAPAPHIITSSVEHMSVLNACRELEKAGAAVTLLPVDAEGRVDPDSLRRALRPDTALVSISAACAEVGTLQPISDIARITRGAGVPLHVDAVGTIGRVQLPAEVLGLDLVTVASNDIYGPPGAGALWARTGVRLAPILLGGGQEGGYRSGTENLPAVVGMGVAAELIRTEGLHSETGRLQALRDRLVEGLLLSIPGCRLTGAPVKRLPHHASFVLRGVKADSILLDLDLAGVAASSGSACAQRTGTPSPVLRAIGCTREEMEGSLCFTFGRWSTAAEVEAVIQCLPPIVARLRALALPAPR
- a CDS encoding sulfurtransferase TusA family protein yields the protein MAVDPKLLIPDRQIDCIGLFCPMPIVKTREAIRDMTLGSLLAMLSDDPASDADMRSWSQITGHELVDISRQGGVYRFLVRKTR
- a CDS encoding GGDEF domain-containing protein: MPQANRLPTEGPEEPTLVAGGARRTIMLSLMLTSFIPLIVVGYGMYTYLIPLLDQTRRVRDLPWLQALLAFTGLLMAVGGLLIWDLTRTLGKRQERAPAPEAPAAGTASPAAAGEDVDSLLHSFSRMLAPIEQQASAIDRYAVRLDTAYKELESTNARLKEFSFKDEVTGLYNRRFFSIRLEEEVSRYRRFNHPVSVVLLDLDGFKSVNDDLGHPAGDETLRGMAEILLRHSRGINVICRYGGDEFAILLVETSKAGARLYADRIRYVLSSYQFAHKRRVTASFGIASLPEDVAPTAEDLIQAADEALYAAKRSGKNRVSVHEDIGVAQTVSEGKSE
- a CDS encoding HD domain-containing phosphohydrolase codes for the protein MSTPPVRKEVLIVEDDAKVRSALREVFLSDGYTCRVASNGREGLESFERERPPLTLTDIKMPVMDGLDFLRRARTIDNDAAVIVITGVGDIKTAIESLKCGAYDFIVKPVNVEAVLIAAERALERRQLLMERREYHAMLERRVTEATRDLAAALNELEDTYRATLEALGSALDTRDVGTHAHSRRVVGYSLTLARSHGLLESHFRDIEHGVLLHDIGKIGIPDGILLKPGPLSPDEWKIMRTHPDLGRRLVERIPFLRGAVPIVYHHHERWDGTGYPLGLRGEMIPLGARIFAVADAFDAMTFDRPYSVAITFDAARKEIARCAGTHFDPKVVDTFLKIPLELLETIRNGSIEWAQVAPKGPAAREH
- a CDS encoding thiolase domain-containing protein; its protein translation is MRRVAVIGVGVTRFGKHERISAELFAEAAADAIHDADIAPSAVQALYYGNVTGGEGERQLHMGPLAATLLGLPTIRTTRFENACATSHAAFRHAVMEIGAGVSDVVLVGGAERVLNIPTDAATEYFAYCSEASYEQSVGLTFPGVFALIARAHMAKYGTTEEQMAHVAVKNHRHGVLNPKAQFQKEISLETVLKSAYVADPLKLFDCCPFTDGGAALVLAAEEVARKRPRAVWVLGTEAASDTMFMHEKRDLSRVLATERAAAGAYRQAGKTPADVDVVELHDCFTIAEIVATEGLGFFEPGAGGLAAEKGWTSLGGKLPVNPSGGLKAKGHPIGATGAAQIAEIVTQLRGEAGLRQVEGARTGLTHTLGGNTATVLVSLFGRG
- a CDS encoding Zn-ribbon domain-containing OB-fold protein, coding for MADPVVTLKHFFEEARSGRLTGIRCRRCGDLAMPPKEFCPACQERDWAPVALAGAGNITSFTVIRVAPRGRAAEVPYAVAVVRLDEGVSLLGRIVDISLESLRIGLPVRFRPLVTSEQAAIGFGPA
- a CDS encoding cupin domain-containing protein, with amino-acid sequence MPKAELEFFKPDHIPWEPVAASATGGAGGAGVRQKILSRNEEGDVTRLLEFETGVETSETIVHDFWEEVWILEGELTDLGKKQTFTAGMYACRPPGMIHGPYRVPKRCVTLELRYFKK